TATTACGATTATCATCAGATTTAGACATTTTTTTATCAGGATCTTGCAATGCCATTACTTTTGCCCCTGATTTAGCAATAAAGACCTCAGGAATGGCAAAAATATCGCCGTATAGTCCGTTGAAGCGTTCAGCAATATCTCGTGTAATTTCCAAATGCTGTTTTTGATCTTCCCCAACTGGCACTTGATTGGCTTGATATAACAAAATATCCGCCGCCATTAATACAGGATAAGTAAATAATCCCACATTAATATTATTGGCATGACGTGCTGATTTATCTTTAAATTGGGTCATACGGCTCATTTCGCCAAAATAAGTATAGCAATTTAGTACCCAAGCTAATTGGGTGTGTTCTGGCACGTGGGATTGGATAAAAATGGTACTTTTATTGGGATCAATGCCACAAGCAAGATATAAAGCAAGCACATCTAGGCTGGCTTTGTGCAGTGCCGCAGGATCTTGGCGTACGGTAATGGCGTGCAAATCCACAATGCAATACATACAATCATAATCATCTTGCATGGCAACGAATTGGCGTAACGCCCCCATATAGTTGCCAATGGTGAGTTCGCCCGAAGGTTGTACACCGCTAAATACAATAGGTTTGCTCATTTTCTTTCCTTAGTCATTAATAATTGAGAGAAGTTGTGCGAAGTCATCAATGACCCAGTCTGGGTGAGATTCCGCAATGGGTACATTATAGTTATAACCGTAGGTCAGTCCCACCACTGGGCAACCTGCGCTATGGGCTGCTAAAATATCATTTTTAGAATCCCCCACAAAGAGAATTTGTTTTGGGTATAAACCAAATTTGCCGCATAAATAATACAGTGGGGCAGGGTGGGGCTTAATTGCTGGTAATGATTGCCCGCCTAATAACTCGCTAAACAAATGATCAATCCCAAATGCCGCTAAAACAGGCTTAACGTGCTTAGTAGGTTTATTCGTTACCACTGCTAATAGATAACCTTGCTGATGTAATTGCTCCAAGGTTTCTTTCACATGGGGATAAAGCTGACTGACATTACACAGATTTTCGCCATAATAAAAGCCGAAACGTTGTTTAAATTGCTGAGTTTGCTCAGGGGTTAATGTTCTTCCTGCTTGTTGCGTTGCCCAGCTCAACGCTCTGGCACTTAATACATCAGCACCGTTACCAATCCAAGTTAAAACCAATGCTTCTTCAGCGGTAGGCAAATCTAATTCCACCAACGCCGAATTAACGGATAATGCCAAGTCAGGCAAGCTATTAACCAATGTACCGTCTAAATCAAATCCAATTAATTTAAATTGTTTACCCATTTTATTAACCTTATAAACTAAATAATCTCGCCTTCAACCTTGGCTAATTCTCGCCGCATTTGATCGATAACCTCTTGATAATCAGGTTGATCAAAAATGGCAGAACCAGCCACAAACATATCAGCCCCTGCTCGTGCAATTTCCGCAATATTATTGATTTTTACGCCGCCATCAACTTCTAAACGAATATCAAAACCACTGCGTTCAATACGTTCACGAGCCTCACGTAATTTCTCTAATGTGGCAGGAATAAAAGATTGTCCGCCAAAGCCCGGATTAACAGACATCAACAAAATCACATCTATTTTATCCATAACATAATCTAAATAACTCAGAGGGGTGGCAGGATTAAACACCAAACCAGCCTTACAGCCACAATCACGAATTAACTGCAAAGAGCGATCAATATGTTCCGTTGCCTCAGGGTGAAAAGTAATATAATTTGCCCCTGCTTTAGCAAAATCAGGAATAATTCTATCTATGGGTTTTACCATTAAATGCACATCAATAGGGGCAGTAATGCCATAATCACGCAACGCTTGACATATCGCAGGTCCAAACGTCAAATTAGGCACATAATGATTATCCATGACATCAAAATGAATCAAATCCGCACCGCACTTTAATACACGTTCAACATCTTCACCAAGACGAGCAAGATCAGCGGATAAAATAGAGGGGGCAATAAGATACTCTTTCATAGCCAATTCCTTTAGATTAATAAGCCAAATTGGTTATCATCATAACACGTTTATGCCATAAGCAGAAAGGAAAGGCGTTTGTTTCCCCTCGGTTTTTCAAATTTTAGGGCTTAACAACTTTCCCAATAAAATTTCATCACAAAGTGCGGTCTATTTTGACAAAATTTTTGCCACAGGGAAGTATAGTCGTTCATAATATACTGAAAAACGACTATAAAAGCGATTAAGGGCAGAACACATTAAGAATTTTGGCTTAAATAATCAATAACCACTTGATGATGATTGCTGGTTTTGAATTTATCAAACACTTGTTCAATTTTACCTTGTTCATCAATTAAAAAACTGATGCGATGAATACCATCAAAGGTTCGCCCCATAAATTTCTTTTCGCCCCACACGCCAAATTGCTCGGCGACTTGATGCTCAGGATCGGATAACAAAATAAAATTTAATTGTTTTTTATCGGTAAAATTTGCCAATTTAGCCGGTAAATCAGGGCTAATACCGATAATGGTTACCCCCAATTTATCCAATTCCGCTTTGCTATCTCGCAAATGGCAGGCTTGAGTAGTACAACCCGGGGTTAAGGCTTTGGGATAAAAATAAACTAACACTTTTTTCCCTTGAAAATCCGTTAAACAAACTTGATGACCTTGTTGATCGAGTAAGCAAAAGTGCGGTGCATTTTGCCCTTGTTTTAATATGGATAGCATAATTTTCCTTAAAAAATCGTCAAAATCGTTGATCTCTATTATAAAAATAAAAAAATTACTTGCAAATTATGTTTAATTTGGCGATCTTAACCAATAACAATCAGTAATCCATTTTAACAATAATGATGACAGGAGATTTTATGGCAAACACCCCTCGTTTTTATGGCAGTATTGTTGCTCTTATTACGCCAATGGATCACCATGGTGAAGTTGATTTTGAGCAGTTACGCAACTTAGTAGAATATCATATTAAATCTGGCACAAACGCCATTGTGTCGGTAGGTACAACAGGCGAATCCGCCACCTTAAGCATTGAAGAAAATGTCAAAACCATTTTAAAAACCTTAGAATTTGCTGATGAGCGTATTCCCGTTATTGCAGGCACTGGGGCTAATGCCACCAGCGAAGCCATTACCATGACAAAATTATTAAATAATAGTGGTGTCGCCGCCTGTTTATCGGTTGTGCCTTATTACAATAAGCCTACCCAAGAAGGTATGTATCAACATTTTAAAGCCATTGCGGAATGTACTGATTTACCTCAAATTTTATATAATGTTCCGGGACGCACTGGTAGCGATTTATTGCCAGAAACCGTAGGACGCTTGGCAAAAATTGACAATATTATTGGGATTAAAGAAGCCACTGGCGACGTAAGTCGTGTTGCCAAAATTCGTGAATTAGCGGGCGAAGATTTTATTTTCCTCAGCGGCGATGATCCTACGGGCTTAGAAAGTATGAAATTAGGTGGACATGGGGTCATTTCAGTAACCAATAATGTGGCAGCGGCGCAAATGAGCGAAATGTGTCGCTTAGTGCGAGAAGGCAAATTTGCTGAAGCCGAGCAAATCAATCAAGCCCTAATGGGATTACATCGTGATCTGTTTGTAGAGTCTAATCCAATTCCTGTAAAATGGGCGGCTTATAAATTAGGCTTGATTGATAACCCAAGTTTACGTTTACCATTAACCACCTTGAGTGAACAAGCCCAACCTAAAGTCGTTGCGGCATTAGAAAAAGCAGGGTTAATCTAATCTTATTTTACACCGCACTTTGTTTGAACTTTTTGCCTTAAATTTAGTCAAAGTGCGGTAGTTTTTTGAAAAATTTTTATAGGGTTGAAAATGAAAAAAATAAAATATTGGTTATTACCTTTTATTGCGTTAGGCTCGTTGTCTGCTTGTTCTTCCGATAATCAAGAAAAACAACAAGCCAATGATCCTTTTGTTGAAAAAGAAATTCCAACCTTTTCCCCCTTAAACAGTGGCGGTGTTAATTTACCTCAACCTGATCCAAGATTTAATATTCCAGCAGAACATATTCCTACCAGTGGATTACAAGTTGATATTCGCCCACCAGTAAATCCGCTACCGATCATCCACGATTCCATTGCACAATTTGACGGCGAACGAGCTTCTATTGTTTATCCTGCTGATAAACAAGCGGTTTATAACCTGCAACAAGTAGCACGTTTACTCAATGAACAAGGCATTGCTTATCAACAGGAAAATGGCAAAATCATTACTGATTGGACATCAACAGGGCGTGCTGACGAAGTGGGCAATGTACAATTACGCTATCAAATTGAACAGCTTGGCAACCAACAAGCCAGCGCCTTAGCCATTTCCATTTTGCAAGCCAAACGTGATAACGTGATTTTTACGCCAACGGTGGTGGATAAACAACGCTATGCCGC
Above is a window of Volucribacter amazonae DNA encoding:
- a CDS encoding phosphoglycolate phosphatase, with the translated sequence MGKQFKLIGFDLDGTLVNSLPDLALSVNSALVELDLPTAEEALVLTWIGNGADVLSARALSWATQQAGRTLTPEQTQQFKQRFGFYYGENLCNVSQLYPHVKETLEQLHQQGYLLAVVTNKPTKHVKPVLAAFGIDHLFSELLGGQSLPAIKPHPAPLYYLCGKFGLYPKQILFVGDSKNDILAAHSAGCPVVGLTYGYNYNVPIAESHPDWVIDDFAQLLSIIND
- the bcp gene encoding thioredoxin-dependent thiol peroxidase gives rise to the protein MLSILKQGQNAPHFCLLDQQGHQVCLTDFQGKKVLVYFYPKALTPGCTTQACHLRDSKAELDKLGVTIIGISPDLPAKLANFTDKKQLNFILLSDPEHQVAEQFGVWGEKKFMGRTFDGIHRISFLIDEQGKIEQVFDKFKTSNHHQVVIDYLSQNS
- the bamC gene encoding outer membrane protein assembly factor BamC: MKYWLLPFIALGSLSACSSDNQEKQQANDPFVEKEIPTFSPLNSGGVNLPQPDPRFNIPAEHIPTSGLQVDIRPPVNPLPIIHDSIAQFDGERASIVYPADKQAVYNLQQVARLLNEQGIAYQQENGKIITDWTSTGRADEVGNVQLRYQIEQLGNQQASALAISILQAKRDNVIFTPTVVDKQRYAAGRLNQLVGELNIAYQQQQQQLATSSNIPLNSTIATDRNGRQALIAQAGFNATWQKLAQILPSLGFSIEEENIGRGYRELKYRALDELEWRRFGVARPDLAKGEYKLQIAVVGNNTAIVFTDEDDQPLDQQQAEAVYQALQRLLAN
- the trpS gene encoding tryptophan--tRNA ligase, translating into MSKPIVFSGVQPSGELTIGNYMGALRQFVAMQDDYDCMYCIVDLHAITVRQDPAALHKASLDVLALYLACGIDPNKSTIFIQSHVPEHTQLAWVLNCYTYFGEMSRMTQFKDKSARHANNINVGLFTYPVLMAADILLYQANQVPVGEDQKQHLEITRDIAERFNGLYGDIFAIPEVFIAKSGAKVMALQDPDKKMSKSDDNRNNVITLLEDPKSVAKKIKRAVTDSDEPPVIRYDRQNKAGVSNLIDILHGITGQPIAEIEAEFAGKMYGHLKTEVAEKVSEMLTALQEKFWHYRNNEALLNQIAAEGAKKARERAKQTLDKVYEAIGFVR
- the rpe gene encoding ribulose-phosphate 3-epimerase codes for the protein MKEYLIAPSILSADLARLGEDVERVLKCGADLIHFDVMDNHYVPNLTFGPAICQALRDYGITAPIDVHLMVKPIDRIIPDFAKAGANYITFHPEATEHIDRSLQLIRDCGCKAGLVFNPATPLSYLDYVMDKIDVILLMSVNPGFGGQSFIPATLEKLREARERIERSGFDIRLEVDGGVKINNIAEIARAGADMFVAGSAIFDQPDYQEVIDQMRRELAKVEGEII
- the dapA gene encoding 4-hydroxy-tetrahydrodipicolinate synthase, coding for MANTPRFYGSIVALITPMDHHGEVDFEQLRNLVEYHIKSGTNAIVSVGTTGESATLSIEENVKTILKTLEFADERIPVIAGTGANATSEAITMTKLLNNSGVAACLSVVPYYNKPTQEGMYQHFKAIAECTDLPQILYNVPGRTGSDLLPETVGRLAKIDNIIGIKEATGDVSRVAKIRELAGEDFIFLSGDDPTGLESMKLGGHGVISVTNNVAAAQMSEMCRLVREGKFAEAEQINQALMGLHRDLFVESNPIPVKWAAYKLGLIDNPSLRLPLTTLSEQAQPKVVAALEKAGLI